Proteins co-encoded in one Cytophaga hutchinsonii ATCC 33406 genomic window:
- the metH gene encoding methionine synthase, translating into MSHKIGTLKLSGLEPLIVDKGSIFVNIGERTNVTGSAKFLRLIKENKYEEAIEVALDQVRGGAQVIDVNMDEGMLDSEAAMVRYLNLLASEPEISRVPVMVDSSKWHVIEAGLKCIQGKGIVNSISLKAGEKEYLEQARKIKKYGAAVVVMAFDEDGQADTYDRRISICERSYRLLVDKLDFNPNDIIFDPNIFPVATGIDEHKNYALDFFRATRWIRENLPGAHVSGGVSNVSFSFRGNNTVREAMHSVFLYYAIKEGMDMGIVNPAMLEVYENIPKDLLERVEDVLLNRRDDATERLLEYADRVKGTDKVQVKDLEWRKGTVEERLTYALVKGEIEFIDADTEEARQKYVIPLKVIEGPLMAGMNVVGDLFGEGKMFLPQVVKSARVMKKSVAYLMPFLEEEKAKNGDQRNAGKILMATVKGDVHDIGKNIVGVVLACNNYDIVDIGVMVPAAKILETAINEKVDIIGLSGLITPSLDEMVTVAKEMERAGFKIPLLIGGATTSRIHTAVKIDPNYSGAVIHVLDASKGVPVASKLLSDDQSEAFVKEMKAEYAQLREDYANKREDKNYVTYKEACANKYQVDWETAKIVTPKQLGNYALNDFSLEEIREYIDWTPFFQTWMLKGKYPKILKDPVIGVEATKLFEDANVLLDKVIAEKWLTANAAYGMYPAAVVNDDTVEVYSDETRTTVLKKFHFLRQQGKKGKDVPNISLADFIAPKESGKLDYIGMFAVTAGMGIEPHLERFEKDHDDYNSIMLKAIADRLAEAFAECLHAKVRKEYWGYASDETLDNEELIKESYIGIRPAPGYPACPDHTEKPDLFKLLDATNKTGIILTESMAMYPASSVSGFYFANADAKYFGLGKVAKDQVEAYASRKNMNLSTMEKWLAPNLTYDI; encoded by the coding sequence ATGAGTCACAAAATCGGTACATTAAAATTAAGCGGGCTTGAGCCGCTTATTGTTGATAAAGGTTCCATCTTCGTAAACATTGGTGAACGTACCAACGTTACTGGTTCCGCGAAGTTTTTACGGTTAATAAAAGAAAACAAATACGAAGAAGCCATTGAAGTTGCGTTAGACCAGGTTCGTGGCGGAGCACAGGTGATTGACGTCAATATGGATGAAGGGATGCTGGATAGTGAAGCCGCTATGGTGCGCTATTTAAATCTGCTTGCTTCCGAACCGGAGATCTCGCGTGTACCGGTAATGGTCGATTCGTCTAAATGGCACGTGATCGAAGCCGGTTTGAAATGTATTCAGGGAAAAGGTATTGTGAACTCCATCAGCTTAAAGGCCGGTGAAAAAGAATATCTGGAACAGGCCCGTAAAATTAAAAAGTATGGTGCAGCGGTAGTTGTTATGGCCTTCGACGAAGACGGACAAGCAGATACATACGATAGACGTATCAGTATTTGCGAACGTTCGTATCGTTTGCTGGTAGATAAACTTGATTTCAATCCGAATGACATCATTTTTGACCCGAATATTTTTCCTGTAGCGACCGGTATTGATGAACATAAAAATTACGCGCTGGATTTCTTTAGAGCAACGCGCTGGATCCGGGAGAACCTTCCGGGTGCACACGTAAGCGGCGGTGTCAGTAACGTATCGTTTTCATTCCGTGGAAATAATACCGTGCGTGAAGCCATGCATTCCGTGTTTTTATATTATGCCATCAAAGAAGGCATGGATATGGGTATTGTAAACCCTGCCATGCTTGAAGTATATGAGAATATTCCGAAAGATTTGCTTGAACGTGTTGAAGATGTATTGCTGAATCGAAGAGACGATGCAACTGAACGTTTATTAGAATATGCTGATCGTGTTAAAGGAACAGATAAAGTTCAGGTAAAAGATCTTGAATGGCGAAAGGGGACGGTTGAAGAACGGTTGACATACGCTCTGGTAAAAGGAGAAATTGAATTCATCGATGCGGATACAGAAGAAGCGCGTCAGAAATATGTGATTCCGCTGAAGGTAATAGAAGGCCCGCTAATGGCAGGTATGAACGTTGTTGGAGATTTGTTTGGCGAAGGCAAAATGTTCCTGCCGCAGGTAGTGAAGAGTGCGCGTGTAATGAAAAAATCCGTTGCCTATTTAATGCCTTTTCTGGAAGAAGAAAAAGCGAAGAACGGAGATCAGCGAAATGCCGGCAAGATCTTAATGGCTACCGTTAAAGGCGACGTACACGATATCGGTAAAAACATTGTTGGTGTTGTATTGGCATGTAATAATTATGACATCGTTGATATCGGAGTTATGGTGCCGGCTGCAAAAATACTGGAAACAGCGATCAACGAAAAAGTTGACATCATCGGACTTTCCGGGTTAATCACGCCGTCGCTGGATGAAATGGTAACCGTTGCGAAAGAAATGGAACGTGCCGGATTTAAAATCCCTCTACTGATAGGAGGAGCTACAACGTCACGTATTCATACAGCTGTTAAAATTGATCCGAACTACAGCGGAGCCGTTATTCATGTGCTTGACGCATCTAAAGGAGTGCCGGTTGCCAGTAAGCTGCTGAGTGATGATCAGAGCGAAGCATTTGTAAAAGAAATGAAAGCAGAATATGCCCAGCTCCGGGAAGATTATGCAAACAAACGTGAAGATAAAAATTACGTAACATATAAAGAGGCATGTGCCAATAAATATCAGGTGGATTGGGAGACGGCTAAGATCGTTACACCAAAACAGTTGGGCAATTACGCACTGAATGATTTTTCGCTGGAAGAAATTCGGGAATATATTGACTGGACACCTTTCTTTCAGACCTGGATGTTGAAAGGCAAGTATCCGAAAATATTAAAAGATCCGGTAATTGGTGTTGAAGCAACCAAATTGTTTGAAGATGCCAATGTCTTGTTAGATAAAGTGATTGCTGAAAAATGGCTTACGGCAAACGCTGCATATGGTATGTACCCCGCAGCTGTGGTAAACGATGATACCGTTGAAGTCTATTCCGATGAAACCCGAACAACGGTGTTAAAGAAATTTCATTTCTTAAGACAGCAAGGTAAAAAAGGTAAAGATGTACCGAACATTTCGTTGGCAGATTTCATTGCACCGAAAGAATCCGGTAAGTTGGATTACATCGGTATGTTTGCTGTAACGGCGGGCATGGGCATAGAGCCACATCTGGAGCGCTTTGAAAAAGATCACGATGATTATAACAGCATTATGCTGAAAGCGATTGCCGATCGGTTGGCAGAAGCGTTCGCAGAATGTCTGCACGCAAAAGTCCGCAAAGAATATTGGGGCTATGCATCCGATGAAACATTGGATAATGAAGAATTAATTAAAGAATCATACATCGGTATTCGCCCGGCACCAGGTTATCCTGCCTGTCCCGATCATACAGAAAAACCGGACCTGTTTAAATTACTTGATGCAACAAATAAGACAGGCATCATTTTAACGGAGAGCATGGCTATGTATCCAGCATCTTCAGTTTCAGGATTTTATTTTGCCAATGCAGACGCCAAATATTTTGGTCTTGGAAAGGTGGCAAAAGATCAGGTTGAGGCCTATGCAAGCCGCAAAAACATGAATCTGTCGACCATGGAAAAATGGCTGGCGCCTAATCTTACATACGATATTTGA
- the metF gene encoding methylenetetrahydrofolate reductase [NAD(P)H], producing the protein MKVTEHIAQAKGKTLFSIEILPPLKGQNIQSIFDAIDPLMEFKPPFIDVTYHREDYQIKERADGTKEKITVRKRPGTVGICAAIMNRFKVDAVPHLICGGFNRQETEDALIDLQFLGIDNVLALRGDPIKFEGSFVAKPGGYNYACELVSQINDMNKGIYVEEDLLNPAPTNFCIGVAAYPEMHMDAASMEVDMRNLKHKVACGSDYIVTQMFFDNKKYLDFVANCRANGITIPIIPGIKPLTTKKQLQILPKIFHLVIPEDLVKEVEKCKDDEQVRQVGIEWAIQQSKELMQAGTPVLHYYSMGKSDTVKSIASNVF; encoded by the coding sequence ATGAAGGTTACGGAGCACATTGCACAGGCAAAAGGTAAGACATTATTTTCAATTGAAATACTTCCCCCGCTTAAGGGACAAAACATACAATCTATTTTTGATGCTATTGATCCATTAATGGAATTTAAACCTCCGTTTATTGATGTTACCTACCACAGAGAAGATTATCAGATCAAAGAACGTGCTGATGGGACAAAGGAAAAGATCACTGTACGTAAGCGCCCAGGAACAGTTGGTATCTGTGCGGCGATTATGAACCGTTTTAAGGTTGATGCTGTTCCGCATTTGATCTGCGGTGGTTTTAACCGCCAGGAAACGGAAGATGCCTTGATCGATTTGCAGTTCCTGGGAATTGATAACGTACTTGCATTACGCGGCGACCCGATTAAGTTTGAAGGTAGTTTTGTAGCAAAGCCGGGCGGGTATAATTATGCCTGTGAATTGGTTTCGCAGATCAATGATATGAATAAGGGGATTTATGTAGAAGAAGATCTATTGAATCCGGCTCCGACTAATTTCTGTATCGGTGTGGCAGCATATCCGGAAATGCATATGGACGCGGCATCGATGGAAGTTGATATGAGAAATCTAAAACATAAAGTTGCATGTGGAAGTGATTACATTGTAACGCAGATGTTTTTCGACAATAAAAAGTATCTGGATTTTGTAGCGAACTGCCGCGCAAATGGAATTACGATTCCGATCATTCCAGGTATAAAACCATTAACAACTAAAAAACAATTACAGATCCTTCCAAAAATATTCCACCTGGTTATTCCGGAAGATTTGGTTAAAGAAGTTGAAAAATGTAAAGACGATGAGCAGGTTCGTCAGGTTGGAATTGAATGGGCGATACAGCAATCCAAAGAACTGATGCAGGCAGGAACTCCCGTATTGCATTATTATTCTATGGGAAAATCAGATACAGTCAAATCAATAGCTTCTAACGTATTTTAA
- a CDS encoding hydroxymethylglutaryl-CoA lyase, with amino-acid sequence MEPIASHIKLIECPRDAMQGIIPFIPTEVKAKYINTLLRCGFHSIDFGSFVSPKAIPQMKDTADLLDLLQLDGERAALLSIIANERGAEQALTYSEIDYLGFPLSLSETFQQKNTNKSIDEAMRTVDAIQHLCIRQHKNLVVYLSMGFGNPYGEAYSPATVIDFVKQLDQLEITTISLSDTIGSSEPELIKNLFRTLQASYPHIEFGAHFHSRPETAKRKIQAALDAGCKRIDSTILGIGGCPMAKDELVGNINTEVLLEELETRAIPSGIHTLYFKEALKQASEIFMR; translated from the coding sequence ATGGAACCGATTGCTTCCCATATAAAGTTGATTGAATGCCCGCGTGATGCGATGCAGGGTATAATTCCCTTTATTCCTACGGAAGTAAAGGCTAAATATATCAATACGTTGCTGCGCTGTGGGTTTCATTCCATTGATTTTGGAAGTTTTGTTTCTCCTAAAGCAATTCCGCAGATGAAAGATACGGCAGACCTGCTGGATCTGCTTCAGCTGGATGGTGAACGTGCTGCATTATTATCGATCATTGCCAATGAAAGAGGAGCGGAGCAGGCGTTGACATATTCAGAAATTGATTATTTAGGTTTTCCGCTGTCTCTTTCAGAAACCTTTCAGCAAAAAAATACGAATAAAAGTATTGATGAGGCTATGCGAACCGTAGATGCTATTCAGCATTTATGTATCCGTCAGCACAAAAACTTAGTGGTATATCTGTCCATGGGCTTTGGTAATCCATATGGAGAGGCATATTCGCCGGCAACCGTAATTGATTTTGTAAAACAACTGGATCAATTAGAAATTACAACCATTTCCTTATCGGATACGATTGGAAGTTCAGAACCTGAATTAATTAAAAACCTGTTCCGGACATTACAGGCCTCTTATCCGCATATTGAATTCGGTGCACATTTTCATTCCCGTCCGGAAACAGCAAAGCGTAAAATACAGGCCGCTCTGGATGCAGGTTGTAAACGCATCGACTCTACCATATTGGGTATCGGAGGCTGTCCCATGGCTAAAGATGAACTGGTTGGGAACATCAATACCGAAGTATTGTTAGAAGAACTGGAAACACGCGCTATTCCAAGTGGTATTCATACCCTGTACTTTAAAGAGGCTTTGAAACAGGCTTCTGAAATCTTTATGAGATAA
- a CDS encoding (Fe-S)-binding protein, with translation MRSKKIIVDIFIPCFVDQLYPETGFNMVKILEHLGCEVHYNPNQTCCGQPAFNAGFFDEAKDVAVKFLKDFSTPNRYVVSPSASCVGMVCNSYSRLFDSTSYVLDYKRVKQNTYEFTEFLTKILGVTSVPGAALDAKVTYHDSCSGLRECKIKEGPRALLNNVKGLELVELKDSETCCGFGGTFAVKFEPISVGMAEQKVLNAIDTGASVIVSTDVSCLMHMEGYIKHNKLPIKTMHICDVLASGL, from the coding sequence ATGAGATCTAAGAAAATAATTGTTGATATTTTTATTCCTTGTTTTGTAGATCAGTTATATCCGGAAACGGGTTTTAACATGGTAAAAATATTAGAACATCTTGGATGTGAAGTTCATTATAATCCCAACCAAACCTGCTGCGGACAGCCGGCATTCAATGCAGGCTTCTTTGATGAAGCAAAAGACGTTGCGGTTAAGTTCCTGAAAGATTTCTCTACGCCAAACCGGTATGTGGTTTCACCATCTGCTTCGTGTGTCGGTATGGTATGCAACAGTTACAGCCGGTTGTTTGATTCTACTTCATATGTGCTGGATTACAAACGTGTGAAACAGAATACGTATGAATTTACAGAATTCCTTACAAAAATTTTAGGTGTTACATCTGTTCCCGGTGCAGCGCTCGATGCTAAAGTAACCTACCACGATTCCTGCAGCGGATTAAGAGAATGCAAGATCAAAGAAGGACCACGTGCCTTGCTGAACAATGTGAAAGGCCTGGAGTTAGTAGAACTGAAAGATAGTGAAACATGCTGCGGTTTTGGCGGTACCTTTGCGGTAAAGTTTGAACCTATATCTGTAGGCATGGCTGAGCAGAAAGTATTGAATGCAATTGATACAGGAGCCTCTGTTATTGTATCCACCGATGTGTCGTGTCTGATGCATATGGAAGGCTATATAAAGCATAATAAGCTTCCTATTAAAACCATGCATATCTGTGACGTGCTTGCCAGTGGTTTATAA
- a CDS encoding DUF6495 family protein, with protein sequence MPTYRLLTLEELTELEKEFVEYLVLNGIAAEDWVKIKENDKADAERLIELFSDVVFEGILRKIAYLEYRAENFVHAFQCLTDKLVLVAMESEDDTDVNFLDPVFIEAATINPPDKLIVRTTSKPYSKTRELELFDMIQAGCMISDGGLFKALCLKL encoded by the coding sequence ATGCCTACCTACCGTTTATTAACTCTGGAAGAACTTACTGAACTTGAAAAAGAATTTGTGGAATATCTTGTGTTGAACGGGATCGCTGCAGAAGATTGGGTTAAGATAAAGGAAAACGATAAAGCAGACGCAGAACGACTGATTGAATTATTCAGCGATGTTGTCTTTGAAGGGATATTACGGAAAATTGCATATCTGGAATACCGTGCAGAAAATTTTGTACACGCGTTCCAATGTTTGACAGATAAACTGGTACTGGTTGCAATGGAGTCTGAGGATGATACCGACGTGAATTTTTTAGATCCCGTATTTATCGAAGCTGCAACCATTAATCCGCCGGATAAACTGATTGTCCGTACGACTTCAAAACCGTATTCTAAAACACGTGAACTGGAATTGTTTGATATGATTCAGGCAGGTTGTATGATCTCTGACGGCGGCCTCTTTAAGGCTTTATGTCTGAAGTTGTAA
- a CDS encoding zinc-dependent peptidase: MIKLFIVACGYIIYKLGRYCKENEYYMASLLMLQYHKSLSAERQQILYTNFTYYKKLSEKKKLEFEKRVQHFLTNKSFIASDGFEITEQMKVMIAATAVQILFCRKAYYLSSFDFIELFEEVPVHVEVMRKKRIIQISWNEFKKGFDSLIDGYNPGLKIMAMALDLEHKFGEKSLFSQQTYKAFQKIYKQEAEKYILSGKSKYDHYNKVDRTEYFAVAVEYFFERPEHFNVNQPAMYLALSKLLRQDPLGMYTYKEKVFE; this comes from the coding sequence ATGATCAAATTATTTATTGTTGCTTGTGGTTATATTATTTATAAGCTTGGCAGGTATTGCAAGGAAAATGAATATTACATGGCCAGCCTGTTGATGTTGCAATATCATAAATCCTTGAGTGCAGAACGACAACAAATACTTTATACCAATTTTACGTATTATAAAAAGTTATCTGAAAAGAAAAAACTTGAATTTGAAAAGCGTGTTCAGCATTTTTTAACCAATAAATCGTTTATAGCTTCTGATGGTTTTGAAATAACAGAACAGATGAAAGTAATGATTGCTGCTACAGCTGTACAGATACTTTTTTGCCGTAAAGCATATTACCTTTCATCCTTTGATTTTATTGAGCTATTTGAAGAAGTTCCGGTTCATGTAGAAGTTATGCGCAAAAAGCGCATCATTCAGATATCATGGAATGAATTCAAAAAAGGATTTGATTCGCTTATAGATGGCTACAATCCCGGTTTGAAGATCATGGCTATGGCTTTGGATCTGGAGCATAAATTCGGAGAGAAGTCTCTATTCAGTCAGCAAACATATAAAGCATTTCAAAAAATATACAAGCAGGAAGCTGAAAAATATATTTTAAGCGGAAAATCCAAATACGATCATTATAATAAAGTAGACCGTACGGAATATTTTGCTGTTGCTGTAGAATATTTCTTCGAGCGTCCGGAACATTTTAACGTAAATCAACCTGCGATGTATCTGGCATTATCCAAGCTGTTGAGACAGGATCCGCTTGGGATGTATACATATAAGGAGAAGGTATTTGAGTAG
- a CDS encoding transposase — MKSKGVDGFTWQIGYGAFSVSSSKIEVVSTYIIHQKQHHKITSFKDEVENFMKKYHISEYDAEYFWV; from the coding sequence ATGAAAAGTAAAGGTGTTGATGGTTTTACGTGGCAAATCGGTTATGGAGCATTTTCAGTAAGCAGTTCAAAAATTGAAGTTGTATCTACTTATATCATTCATCAAAAACAACACCACAAGATTACATCGTTTAAGGATGAAGTTGAAAACTTTATGAAAAAATATCATATTTCAGAATACGATGCTGAATATTTTTGGGTATAA
- the tnpA gene encoding IS200/IS605 family transposase, whose translation MGQSLSQMYIHLIFGTKNRYPFIIGSVETELHKYIAEILKSYESPAIKINSVPDHMHILFRLSKNYTLVKIIEEIKKHSSKWMKSKGIDGFTWQIGYGAFSVSSSKIDTVSNYIMNQKEHHKIISFKDEVEGFMKKYHLCEYDPEYFWV comes from the coding sequence ATGGGACAATCACTTTCACAGATGTATATACATCTGATTTTTGGTACAAAAAATCGTTATCCTTTTATTATCGGCTCTGTTGAAACGGAATTACATAAATACATTGCTGAAATATTAAAAAGTTATGAATCTCCGGCAATAAAAATAAATTCTGTGCCGGATCATATGCACATACTCTTCCGGTTATCGAAAAACTATACTTTAGTTAAAATTATAGAAGAAATAAAAAAACATTCTTCTAAATGGATGAAAAGTAAAGGTATTGATGGTTTTACGTGGCAAATTGGCTATGGCGCATTCTCTGTAAGCAGTTCAAAAATAGATACTGTTTCTAATTACATTATGAATCAAAAGGAACATCATAAAATTATATCCTTTAAGGATGAAGTTGAAGGATTCATGAAAAAATATCACCTATGCGAATATGATCCGGAATATTTTTGGGTATAG
- a CDS encoding M1 family metallopeptidase has product MRYTFLALLLLAYFVSFSQASPFPANTFRSKANKNYWKNKAPRADYWQQDVHYTIDATLDDSLNTITGNSYRLVYWNNSPDELKELYFHLFQNMAQPGSYYENLNQNNKIPIKYGKYEQEGLGTTTENIQVDGQAVKLELDNTILKIFLNKPLRSGDSVVVTMTFKTYYDNGSMRRRMKFYETFNTKHFDGVFWYPSVCVYDSKFGWTTDQDLDKEFYHDFGTFDVALTFPQEYVLDATGVLLNEKEVLPDSLRAKLDIKNFAKKPFNEAPSIIIPKVAGKTKTWYFHAENVHNFAFTADPLYRIGETSWNGVRVITLAQEPHASKWQQSGWYTAQIIKTYSNDFGMYDWPKIIVADAKDGMEYPMLTLDNGTYPQHQYLLSHEVGHMWFYGMVGSNETYRAFMDEGFTQFLTVWSMDKILGAKRDRIHPNKRVDKYIDSADNRYENLYYPYLNHVTENFDEPINTHSCAFNGAVRHSGNYGLVYYKAGTMLYNLKYVLGDSLFIGAMKHYVQKWKFAHPYPEDFRDAIIEYTHVDLNWFFDQWLETTKYIDYNVKSVKHVSEADNQHTYALTFERLGRMNMPLKFVVICKDSTKQHYLIPNTWFVPPTKDSVLKKWYGWDLLQPTYTTEIKTSSEIKSVIIDPEMLLADINNSNNEWGKKTNRTWQFDHRVPTAKNWKYRRNYVRPDVWYNGFDGVQLGAHAEGKYFNRYNYHISVWGNTTLGQYIRQPTDLKPQYIAFNAMYNRQLSLLSKELSANTQLAFNAGIWKGIVGFEKIFRTQDQRNTRYTRLSVYAKYLVNEYNYQPYLLYPSEWGVRNQSTQWINASLNISLLRNYTYTKGSGTVSIGLRVPFIASDYNYSQITGEAKNTYALKKLDLKTRIFAQLGLNDVPLESSLYAAGANQEQLIDNKYTRAIGFVPYDWLNYQNATNHFQYGGGLNLRGYAGSYCAEKISTPTGDSIVYAYNGQSGGAVNLELDFDKYIKVKAKGITKNIHLDMYGFFDAGILNYNVATKKYWSSVRMDAGLGTAMTIKFTPYDITPLTIRADFPLWINTPVDGTNYADFRWVLSVNRAF; this is encoded by the coding sequence ATTCTCTGAATACCATAACAGGGAATTCTTACCGGCTTGTATACTGGAATAACTCTCCGGATGAACTGAAGGAATTATATTTCCATCTTTTTCAGAATATGGCTCAACCCGGTTCGTATTATGAAAATTTAAATCAGAATAATAAAATTCCGATCAAGTACGGCAAATACGAGCAGGAAGGATTGGGTACAACTACTGAGAACATTCAGGTAGACGGGCAAGCAGTAAAACTTGAATTAGACAATACGATACTGAAAATATTTCTGAATAAGCCGCTGCGAAGCGGTGATTCAGTGGTCGTAACCATGACGTTCAAAACGTATTACGACAATGGCAGCATGCGCCGCCGCATGAAATTCTATGAAACATTTAACACCAAACATTTTGACGGCGTGTTCTGGTACCCCTCTGTATGTGTATATGATTCTAAATTCGGATGGACAACAGATCAGGATCTGGACAAAGAATTTTATCACGACTTCGGTACGTTTGATGTTGCATTAACGTTTCCGCAGGAATATGTACTTGACGCCACAGGAGTATTGCTAAATGAAAAAGAAGTACTACCCGATTCGTTACGTGCAAAACTCGACATTAAAAACTTTGCAAAGAAACCATTCAATGAAGCTCCATCCATCATTATTCCCAAAGTTGCCGGTAAAACAAAGACCTGGTACTTCCACGCGGAAAATGTACACAACTTTGCCTTCACAGCTGATCCGTTATACCGCATTGGTGAAACATCATGGAACGGTGTACGTGTAATAACACTGGCACAGGAACCGCATGCTTCTAAATGGCAGCAGTCTGGCTGGTATACCGCACAGATCATTAAAACATACTCCAATGATTTCGGCATGTATGACTGGCCTAAGATTATTGTTGCGGATGCAAAAGACGGGATGGAATATCCAATGCTTACCTTAGATAATGGTACGTATCCGCAGCACCAGTATTTGTTGTCGCATGAAGTCGGACACATGTGGTTTTATGGCATGGTTGGTTCAAACGAAACATACCGTGCCTTTATGGACGAAGGCTTCACGCAGTTTTTAACAGTATGGTCAATGGATAAAATCCTGGGAGCAAAACGTGACCGCATCCACCCTAATAAGCGTGTCGACAAATACATTGATTCGGCTGATAACAGGTATGAAAATTTATATTATCCGTACCTTAACCATGTTACAGAAAATTTTGATGAACCGATCAACACACATTCGTGTGCGTTTAACGGAGCAGTAAGGCATAGCGGTAATTATGGTTTGGTTTATTACAAAGCCGGAACTATGTTATACAATTTAAAGTATGTACTGGGCGATTCGCTTTTTATAGGAGCAATGAAACACTATGTGCAGAAATGGAAATTCGCGCACCCCTACCCCGAAGATTTCAGAGATGCGATTATTGAATATACACACGTTGATCTGAACTGGTTCTTTGATCAATGGCTTGAAACAACCAAGTACATTGACTATAATGTTAAATCGGTAAAGCATGTATCCGAAGCTGACAATCAGCATACGTATGCGCTTACGTTTGAACGGTTGGGCCGCATGAATATGCCGCTAAAATTTGTTGTTATATGTAAAGATAGTACAAAGCAACATTATTTAATACCGAACACCTGGTTTGTTCCCCCAACAAAAGACAGTGTATTAAAAAAATGGTATGGATGGGATCTGCTTCAGCCTACGTATACAACAGAAATTAAAACGTCTTCTGAAATCAAGTCTGTGATTATTGATCCGGAAATGCTGCTTGCGGACATCAATAATTCAAACAATGAATGGGGAAAAAAAACAAACCGTACCTGGCAATTTGACCACCGTGTTCCGACTGCTAAAAACTGGAAGTACCGGAGAAATTATGTTCGTCCGGATGTTTGGTACAATGGGTTTGATGGTGTTCAGCTTGGCGCACATGCTGAAGGTAAATATTTCAACCGGTATAATTACCACATCAGTGTTTGGGGCAATACCACGCTTGGTCAGTATATACGGCAGCCAACAGATCTCAAACCTCAGTACATTGCTTTTAATGCAATGTATAACCGTCAGTTAAGTTTGCTTTCAAAAGAACTATCCGCTAATACACAATTGGCTTTCAATGCCGGTATATGGAAAGGTATAGTTGGTTTTGAAAAAATATTCCGCACACAGGATCAACGGAACACGAGATATACCAGGCTTTCTGTATATGCAAAATACCTGGTAAACGAATATAATTATCAGCCTTATTTATTATATCCTTCTGAATGGGGTGTGCGGAATCAATCGACACAATGGATTAATGCGTCATTGAATATTTCATTGTTACGCAATTACACGTATACAAAAGGCAGCGGAACGGTAAGTATTGGCTTACGTGTACCATTCATCGCAAGTGATTACAACTATTCACAGATTACCGGTGAAGCGAAAAATACGTATGCGCTGAAAAAGCTGGATCTAAAAACGCGCATCTTTGCTCAGCTAGGGCTGAATGATGTACCGCTTGAAAGTTCGTTGTATGCAGCGGGTGCAAACCAGGAGCAACTGATCGATAATAAATACACGCGCGCGATTGGTTTTGTGCCGTACGACTGGTTGAATTATCAGAACGCAACCAACCATTTTCAATATGGCGGCGGCTTAAATCTGAGAGGTTATGCAGGCAGTTATTGCGCAGAAAAAATAAGCACACCTACCGGCGATAGTATTGTGTATGCATACAATGGTCAATCAGGCGGCGCCGTTAATCTCGAACTGGATTTTGATAAGTACATAAAAGTAAAAGCGAAAGGAATTACTAAGAACATCCATCTTGACATGTATGGTTTCTTTGATGCAGGTATCTTAAATTATAATGTCGCAACAAAAAAATACTGGAGCAGCGTACGTATGGATGCCGGCTTGGGAACAGCCATGACAATAAAATTCACTCCATACGACATTACTCCGCTTACCATCCGGGCAGATTTCCCCTTGTGGATCAACACACCTGTTGACGGCACAAATTATGCTGACTTCAGATGGGTGTTGTCGGTGAACAGAGCTTTTTAA